A region of Lujinxingia sediminis DNA encodes the following proteins:
- a CDS encoding isocitrate/isopropylmalate dehydrogenase family protein — MSRKVSLIRGDGIGPEIVDATVSVIEALGVNLEWEEVRAGSGAYKDLGTPLPEETLLSIARNQCVLKGPLETPIGTGFRSINVAIRKHFDMYANVRPAKISPAMTTRFSDTKVDMVIVRENTEGAYAGIEHVIPPNRAAAETIILITRWACERIVRYAFEYARREGRSKVTLVHKANILKESNGLLLEVGQTIAREYDDIQFEDMIVDNCCMQMVVRPEQFDVIVTENLFGDILSDLAAGLIGGLGLTPGANIGEGAAMFEAVHGTAPDIAGKGIANPTALMRSAGMMLGHLGYVSEGKLLEKAITKALASPSTRTGDLGGTANTKTYTQALISAIQEG; from the coding sequence ATGAGCCGTAAAGTGTCCCTGATTCGCGGTGACGGGATTGGACCGGAGATCGTCGACGCGACGGTTTCGGTGATCGAGGCCCTGGGGGTCAATCTGGAGTGGGAAGAGGTGCGCGCCGGCTCCGGGGCCTATAAGGATCTGGGCACTCCTCTTCCCGAAGAGACGCTTTTGAGCATCGCCCGCAACCAGTGCGTTCTTAAGGGGCCGCTGGAGACGCCGATCGGCACCGGTTTTCGAAGCATCAACGTGGCGATCCGCAAGCATTTCGACATGTACGCCAACGTGCGCCCGGCGAAGATCTCGCCGGCGATGACCACGCGCTTCTCGGACACCAAGGTCGACATGGTGATCGTGCGTGAGAACACCGAGGGTGCCTATGCGGGCATCGAGCACGTGATCCCGCCGAACCGTGCCGCGGCCGAGACGATCATTCTGATCACGCGCTGGGCCTGTGAGCGGATCGTGCGCTACGCGTTTGAGTACGCGCGTCGCGAAGGTCGCTCCAAGGTCACGCTGGTGCACAAGGCCAACATCCTCAAGGAGTCCAACGGGCTTTTGCTGGAGGTCGGTCAGACCATCGCGCGTGAGTACGACGACATTCAGTTTGAAGACATGATCGTCGATAACTGCTGCATGCAGATGGTGGTGCGGCCGGAGCAGTTCGATGTGATCGTCACCGAGAACCTTTTCGGCGACATCCTCTCGGATCTGGCAGCCGGGCTTATCGGCGGTCTGGGTCTGACGCCGGGGGCCAATATTGGCGAAGGCGCCGCGATGTTTGAAGCGGTTCACGGTACCGCGCCCGATATCGCGGGCAAGGGGATTGCCAACCCGACCGCGCTGATGCGTTCGGCGGGCATGATGCTCGGCCACCTGGGCTACGTCTCGGAAGGGAAGTTGCTTGAGAAAGCGATCACCAAGGCCCTGGCCAGCCCCTCCACGCGCACCGGCGACCTGGGCGGAACGGCGAACACCAAGACCTACACCCAGGCGCTGATCTCGGCGATTCAGGAAGGCTAA
- a CDS encoding tetratricopeptide repeat protein: MTTLPIDAIAHLIETAQQEHALSDRALVAAIQLFSRTGDLPAAARENDDVARAVLAASWLLFVAAPRRAPRAFVTASMHLELVSADERDFDAIFPELQALIAEDTPQLDEASDAAWLNSFLEAADTELDLQADLDTLQSRVDAPLAVLREHHEAFTAFVSTQMDAIVAGFDEGVRRGELSALDAIDLPEDFDRNDPAALRALADERMQLGDVQSAEALLARFVELNPDDIDALVERGIARGALEDLRGAQDDFDRALKRDPSSIAARINRALTHHALGQIEAAIADYDAALEQVDEDADLWTNRAVARFAINNFSGAMADLNRALELNDRHLIALFQRGNVRRVLGELGYALQDYEKAIQIKPDFVDVYAARGYLYLQLEEPKKAAADFGLAIGFEPSEPMHYYNRAHARLLDQDFKGAIADYDAALELAPDDVEALANRGGARMIDGDLEGAVEDWERAIEVDPYYPTPYLKRAAMWIAAEENEQAASDLAAALECAPEDWEHRKDVQETLDEILNELGFNAPN; this comes from the coding sequence ATGACCACGCTTCCCATTGACGCCATCGCCCACCTTATTGAGACCGCCCAGCAAGAGCACGCGCTCAGCGATCGCGCCCTGGTCGCCGCCATCCAGCTCTTCTCGCGCACCGGCGACCTTCCTGCCGCAGCCCGCGAAAACGACGACGTTGCCCGCGCTGTCCTCGCAGCCTCCTGGTTGCTCTTTGTCGCCGCGCCTCGCCGCGCACCACGCGCCTTTGTGACCGCTTCGATGCACCTGGAGCTGGTCAGCGCCGATGAACGCGACTTCGACGCGATCTTCCCCGAGCTGCAGGCGCTGATCGCCGAAGACACCCCGCAGCTTGATGAAGCATCCGATGCGGCCTGGCTGAACTCCTTCCTTGAGGCGGCTGACACCGAGCTCGACCTCCAGGCCGATCTCGACACGCTGCAGTCCCGGGTCGATGCGCCGCTGGCCGTACTCCGAGAGCACCACGAGGCATTTACCGCCTTTGTCAGCACCCAGATGGACGCCATCGTCGCCGGCTTCGATGAGGGCGTGCGCCGCGGCGAGCTCAGCGCGCTTGACGCCATTGACCTCCCCGAAGACTTCGATCGCAACGACCCTGCTGCGCTGCGAGCCCTGGCCGACGAGCGCATGCAACTCGGTGATGTGCAGTCCGCCGAAGCTCTGCTCGCCCGCTTCGTCGAGCTCAACCCCGATGACATCGACGCGCTCGTCGAGCGCGGCATCGCCCGCGGTGCCCTCGAAGATCTTCGCGGCGCTCAGGACGACTTCGATCGCGCCCTGAAACGCGATCCCTCATCCATTGCCGCGCGCATCAACCGCGCGCTCACCCACCACGCCCTGGGCCAGATCGAAGCCGCCATCGCTGACTACGACGCCGCGCTCGAGCAGGTCGACGAAGATGCCGACCTCTGGACCAACCGCGCCGTCGCCCGCTTCGCCATCAACAACTTCTCGGGTGCCATGGCCGACCTCAACCGCGCGCTCGAGCTCAACGACCGCCACCTCATCGCCCTCTTCCAGCGCGGCAACGTGCGCCGGGTGCTCGGCGAACTGGGCTACGCGCTCCAGGACTACGAGAAAGCCATTCAGATCAAACCCGACTTCGTCGACGTCTACGCTGCGCGAGGCTACCTCTACCTCCAACTCGAAGAGCCGAAGAAAGCCGCCGCCGACTTCGGCCTGGCCATCGGCTTTGAGCCTTCCGAGCCGATGCACTACTACAACCGCGCCCACGCCCGCCTGCTCGACCAGGACTTCAAAGGCGCCATCGCCGACTACGACGCCGCGCTGGAGCTCGCCCCCGACGATGTGGAGGCCCTGGCCAACCGCGGCGGTGCCCGCATGATCGACGGCGACCTGGAAGGTGCCGTGGAAGATTGGGAACGCGCTATCGAAGTCGATCCCTACTACCCCACGCCCTACCTCAAGCGCGCGGCGATGTGGATCGCCGCCGAGGAAAACGAGCAGGCCGCAAGCGATCTGGCCGCCGCGCTGGAGTGCGCCCCCGAAGACTGGGAGCACCGAAAGGACGTCCAGGAAACCCTCGATGAGATCCTCAACGAGCTGGGCTTCAACGCCCCGAACTGA
- a CDS encoding M48 family metallopeptidase yields MRRWTMMVLMVLTLGAGVNAMGCATTPGRAAADALVPISDEVAMGRQMAEELEKELTMHPDAEVQRYVQQLGEQVVRSVPNRPKGLAFRFQVVDDPSQINAFAIPGGGIYVYSGLLRAMETESELVAVLSHEVAHVTRRHIAQRLVTAYGIDAIAQLALGQNPGLLGQLVGSVAAQGFMLKYSRDHERDADEWGLRYMVRMDYDPHGFVSFFHKLAGDGPQLPEFLLTHPHAEDRIERIEALIDQLPQTPTRDGREAFQAMKPKF; encoded by the coding sequence ATGCGACGATGGACGATGATGGTGTTGATGGTGCTGACGCTGGGGGCGGGCGTGAACGCGATGGGATGTGCGACCACCCCGGGTCGGGCGGCGGCCGATGCGCTGGTGCCGATCAGCGATGAGGTGGCCATGGGGCGTCAGATGGCCGAAGAGCTTGAGAAAGAGCTCACCATGCACCCGGACGCCGAGGTTCAACGCTATGTGCAACAGCTCGGTGAGCAGGTGGTGCGTTCAGTGCCCAACCGACCCAAGGGGCTGGCGTTCCGGTTCCAGGTGGTCGACGATCCCTCTCAGATCAACGCCTTCGCGATTCCGGGCGGGGGCATCTACGTTTACTCCGGTCTGTTGAGGGCGATGGAGACCGAGTCGGAGCTCGTGGCTGTGCTCTCCCACGAGGTGGCTCACGTGACGCGTCGCCATATCGCCCAGCGTCTGGTGACGGCGTATGGCATCGACGCGATCGCTCAGCTGGCGCTGGGGCAGAACCCCGGGCTGCTCGGGCAGTTGGTGGGGAGCGTGGCCGCTCAGGGGTTCATGCTCAAATACAGCCGCGATCATGAGCGCGATGCTGATGAGTGGGGCCTGCGCTACATGGTGCGTATGGACTACGATCCGCACGGTTTTGTGAGCTTCTTTCATAAACTTGCCGGCGACGGTCCGCAGCTCCCCGAGTTTTTGCTGACGCACCCGCACGCTGAAGATCGTATTGAGCGCATCGAGGCGCTCATCGATCAGCTCCCGCAGACGCCGACCCGGGATGGGCGAGAGGCCTTCCAGGCGATGAAGCCGAAGTTCTGA